From Rutidosis leptorrhynchoides isolate AG116_Rl617_1_P2 chromosome 3, CSIRO_AGI_Rlap_v1, whole genome shotgun sequence, a single genomic window includes:
- the LOC139897707 gene encoding protein FAR-RED IMPAIRED RESPONSE 1 isoform X2 has translation MSKHVSNVINEESEKDSRVVNGDKDIELHNGIEFESHEAAYSFYQEYAKSMGFTTSIKNSRRSKKSKEFIDAKFACSRYGVTPESDGGTSRRPSVKKTDCKASMHVKRRKDGKWYIHEFIKDHNHELLPALAYHFRIHKNVKLAEKNNMDILHAVSERTKKMYVQMLRQSCGNNNVDLSRDDLNCEFDRGRYLALEEGDGHVMLEYFTHVKKENPDFFYAIDLNEDQRLRNLIWVDAKSRKDYASFNDAVSFDISYVRSNDKMPFALFIGVNHHSQPILLGCGLVCDESKSTWVWLMKTWLRAMGGIQKAPKVIITDQGKELEMATLEIFPNSRHCLFLWSILEKVPECLGHVIRQHEKFMSKFSKCIYKSLTDEQFDLRWWKLVGRFELQENEWFHTLYEDRKKWVPAYMKDTFLAGMSTAHRAESVNSFFDKYIHKKVTLKEFVRQYGTILEKRYEEEAIADFDTCHKQPALKSPSPWEKQMSCVYTHTIFKRFQIEALGVVGCHVKTEPEDGSISIYTVNDYEKIEKFMVTWDRENSEVWCSCLLFEYRGFLCRHAMVVLQHRGISSIPSRYILKRWTKDAKNNNPLINEGVTNRVQMYNELCKQAIQLGEEGSLSEESYDIAFHALVEALKTCVNVNSNNAVLIRDLEEENLVGVSAKTSKRKSVQLEPEPEPVMLEARDSLQQMETMSSDGITLHGYYGTHQNVQGLLNLMGPPHDGYYVNQQSMQGLGQLNSLAPTHDGFFEAQQSIHGLGHLDFRPPSFGYSMQDESTLRTNDTHNHPSRHS, from the exons ATGAGTAAACATGTGTCCAATGTTATTAATGAAGAAAGTGAAAAAGATAGTCGAGTAGTTAATGGGGATAAAGATATTGAGTTGCATAATGGTATTGAATTTGAATCTCATGAAGCTGCATATTCTTTTTATCAAGAATATGCAAAATCAATGGGATTCACAACATCAATAAAAAACAGCCGTCGTTCAAAGAAATCGAAAGAGTTTATCGATGCTAAATTTGCGTGTTCAAGATACGGGGTTACACCAGAATCGGATGGTGGGACCAGTAGGCGTCCTAGTGTGAAAAAAACAGATTGTAAAGCAAGTATGCATGTTAAAAGACGAAAAGATGGAAAATGGTATATTCATGAATTTATCAAGGATCATAATCATGAATTGTTACCTGCTTTAGCTTATCATTTTAGAATTCATAAGAATGTAAAGTTAGCCGAGAAAAACAATATGGATATTCTCCATGCCGTTAGTGAACGAACGAAGAAAATGTACGTTCAAATGTTGAGACAATCTTGCGGGAATAATAATGTTGACTTGTCAAGGGATGACTTAAATTGTGAATTTGACCGAGGCCGATATTTAGCTTTAGAAGAAGGTGATGGTCATGTTATGCTCGAGTATTTCACACATGTTAAGAAAGAGAATCCGGATTTCTTTTATGCGATTGATTTGAACGAAGATCAACGGTTAAGAAATTTGATATGGGTAGATGCTAAAAGTAGAAAAGATTATGCGAGCTTTAACGATGCTGTTTCTTTTGATATTAGTTATGTTAGAAGTAACGATAAAATGCCATTTGCTCTGTTTATTGGGGTGAATCATCATTCTCAGCCGATATTACTTGGATGTGGTTTGGTTTGTGACGAGTCAAAGTCAACGTGGGTTTGGTTAATGAAAACGTGGCTTAGAGCAATGGGCGGGATTCAAAAAGCACCAAAAGTTATTATTACCGATCAAGGAAAAGAATTGGAGATGGCTACGCTCGAAATCTTTCCTAATTCGCGTCATTGTTTATTTCTTTGGAGTATTCTAGAGAAAGTCCCCGAATGTCTAGGGCATGTTATTAGGCAACATGAAAAGTTCATGAGTAAGTTTAGTAAGTGTATTTATAAGTCATTAACGGACGAACAATTCGATTTGAGGTGGTGGAAGCTCGTTGGTAGATTCGAGCTTCAAGAAAACGAGTGGTTTCACACTTTATACGAAGATAGAAAAAAGTGGGTCCCGGCTTATATGAAGGATACGTTTTTAGCGGGAATGTCGACAGCACATCGGGCCGAAAGTGTTAATTCTTTCTTTGATAAATATATTCACAAGAAAGTTACACTCAAAGAGTTTGTTAGACAATACGGGACGATTCTTGAAAAACGTTACGAAGAGGAAGCGATTGCGGATTTCGACACGTGTCACAAACAACCGGCGTTAAAATCACCTTCACCATGGGAAAAACAAATGTCGTGTGTTTATACTCATACGATTTTCAAAAGATTTCAAATTGAGGCTTTGGGAGTTGTCGGGTGTCACGTTAAAACGGAACCCGAAGACGGGTCAATCTCTATATACACGGTCAACGATTATGAAAAAATCGAAAAGTTTATGGTTACGTGGGACCGGGAAAATTCTGAGGTTTGGTGTTCATGTCTTTTGTTTGAATACCGAGGTTTTCTTTGTAGACATGCAATGGTTGTTCTTCAACATCGTGGAATTTCGAGTATTCCGTCTCGATACATATTAAAAAGATGGACGAAAGATGCAAAGAATAATAATCCTTTAATAAATGAAGGAGTGACAAATAGGGTACAAATGTACAACGAATTATGCAAACAAGCTATTCAATTGGGTGAAGAAGGATCTTTATCTGAGGAAAGTTATGATATTGCGTTTCACGCACTTGTTGAAGCTTTAAAGACATGTGTAAATGTGAATAGTAATAATGCTGTTTTGATTCGTGATTTAGAAGAGGAGAATTTAGTAGGTGTTTCTGCAAAAACAAGTAAAAGGAAGAGT GTACAGTTAGAACCTGAACCTGAACCTGTTATGCTCGAGGCTCGAGATAGCTTGCAACAAatg GAAACTATGAGCTCAGATGGAATAACTCTTCATGGCTATTATGGGACCCATCAGAATGTGCAGGGACTG TTAAACTTAATGGGCCCACCTCATGACGGTTACTATGTTAATCAACAAAGCATGCAGGGACTG GGACAGTTGAATTCGTTAGCACCAACGCATGACGGTTTTTTTGAAGCACAACAAAGCATACATGGTCTT GGGCATTTGGATTTTAGACCACCTAGCTTTGGATACAGCATGCAG GATGAATCAACTTTACGAACCAATGATACGCACAACCACCCATCTAGACATTCATGA
- the LOC139897707 gene encoding protein FAR-RED IMPAIRED RESPONSE 1 isoform X3 produces the protein MSKHVSNVINEESEKDSRVVNGDKDIELHNGIEFESHEAAYSFYQEYAKSMGFTTSIKNSRRSKKSKEFIDAKFACSRYGVTPESDGGTSRRPSVKKTDCKASMHVKRRKDGKWYIHEFIKDHNHELLPALAYHFRIHKNVKLAEKNNMDILHAVSERTKKMYVQMLRQSCGNNNVDLSRDDLNCEFDRGRYLALEEGDGHVMLEYFTHVKKENPDFFYAIDLNEDQRLRNLIWVDAKSRKDYASFNDAVSFDISYVRSNDKMPFALFIGVNHHSQPILLGCGLVCDESKSTWVWLMKTWLRAMGGIQKAPKVIITDQGKELEMATLEIFPNSRHCLFLWSILEKVPECLGHVIRQHEKFMSKFSKCIYKSLTDEQFDLRWWKLVGRFELQENEWFHTLYEDRKKWVPAYMKDTFLAGMSTAHRAESVNSFFDKYIHKKVTLKEFVRQYGTILEKRYEEEAIADFDTCHKQPALKSPSPWEKQMSCVYTHTIFKRFQIEALGVVGCHVKTEPEDGSISIYTVNDYEKIEKFMVTWDRENSEVWCSCLLFEYRGFLCRHAMVVLQHRGISSIPSRYILKRWTKDAKNNNPLINEGVTNRVQMYNELCKQAIQLGEEGSLSEESYDIAFHALVEALKTCVNVNSNNAVLIRDLEEENLVGVSAKTSKRKSVSKKRKVQLEPEPEPVMLEARDSLQQMETMSSDGITLHGYYGTHQNVQGLLNLMGPPHDGYYVNQQSMQGLGQLNSLAPTHDGFFEAQQSIHGAFGF, from the exons ATGAGTAAACATGTGTCCAATGTTATTAATGAAGAAAGTGAAAAAGATAGTCGAGTAGTTAATGGGGATAAAGATATTGAGTTGCATAATGGTATTGAATTTGAATCTCATGAAGCTGCATATTCTTTTTATCAAGAATATGCAAAATCAATGGGATTCACAACATCAATAAAAAACAGCCGTCGTTCAAAGAAATCGAAAGAGTTTATCGATGCTAAATTTGCGTGTTCAAGATACGGGGTTACACCAGAATCGGATGGTGGGACCAGTAGGCGTCCTAGTGTGAAAAAAACAGATTGTAAAGCAAGTATGCATGTTAAAAGACGAAAAGATGGAAAATGGTATATTCATGAATTTATCAAGGATCATAATCATGAATTGTTACCTGCTTTAGCTTATCATTTTAGAATTCATAAGAATGTAAAGTTAGCCGAGAAAAACAATATGGATATTCTCCATGCCGTTAGTGAACGAACGAAGAAAATGTACGTTCAAATGTTGAGACAATCTTGCGGGAATAATAATGTTGACTTGTCAAGGGATGACTTAAATTGTGAATTTGACCGAGGCCGATATTTAGCTTTAGAAGAAGGTGATGGTCATGTTATGCTCGAGTATTTCACACATGTTAAGAAAGAGAATCCGGATTTCTTTTATGCGATTGATTTGAACGAAGATCAACGGTTAAGAAATTTGATATGGGTAGATGCTAAAAGTAGAAAAGATTATGCGAGCTTTAACGATGCTGTTTCTTTTGATATTAGTTATGTTAGAAGTAACGATAAAATGCCATTTGCTCTGTTTATTGGGGTGAATCATCATTCTCAGCCGATATTACTTGGATGTGGTTTGGTTTGTGACGAGTCAAAGTCAACGTGGGTTTGGTTAATGAAAACGTGGCTTAGAGCAATGGGCGGGATTCAAAAAGCACCAAAAGTTATTATTACCGATCAAGGAAAAGAATTGGAGATGGCTACGCTCGAAATCTTTCCTAATTCGCGTCATTGTTTATTTCTTTGGAGTATTCTAGAGAAAGTCCCCGAATGTCTAGGGCATGTTATTAGGCAACATGAAAAGTTCATGAGTAAGTTTAGTAAGTGTATTTATAAGTCATTAACGGACGAACAATTCGATTTGAGGTGGTGGAAGCTCGTTGGTAGATTCGAGCTTCAAGAAAACGAGTGGTTTCACACTTTATACGAAGATAGAAAAAAGTGGGTCCCGGCTTATATGAAGGATACGTTTTTAGCGGGAATGTCGACAGCACATCGGGCCGAAAGTGTTAATTCTTTCTTTGATAAATATATTCACAAGAAAGTTACACTCAAAGAGTTTGTTAGACAATACGGGACGATTCTTGAAAAACGTTACGAAGAGGAAGCGATTGCGGATTTCGACACGTGTCACAAACAACCGGCGTTAAAATCACCTTCACCATGGGAAAAACAAATGTCGTGTGTTTATACTCATACGATTTTCAAAAGATTTCAAATTGAGGCTTTGGGAGTTGTCGGGTGTCACGTTAAAACGGAACCCGAAGACGGGTCAATCTCTATATACACGGTCAACGATTATGAAAAAATCGAAAAGTTTATGGTTACGTGGGACCGGGAAAATTCTGAGGTTTGGTGTTCATGTCTTTTGTTTGAATACCGAGGTTTTCTTTGTAGACATGCAATGGTTGTTCTTCAACATCGTGGAATTTCGAGTATTCCGTCTCGATACATATTAAAAAGATGGACGAAAGATGCAAAGAATAATAATCCTTTAATAAATGAAGGAGTGACAAATAGGGTACAAATGTACAACGAATTATGCAAACAAGCTATTCAATTGGGTGAAGAAGGATCTTTATCTGAGGAAAGTTATGATATTGCGTTTCACGCACTTGTTGAAGCTTTAAAGACATGTGTAAATGTGAATAGTAATAATGCTGTTTTGATTCGTGATTTAGAAGAGGAGAATTTAGTAGGTGTTTCTGCAAAAACAAGTAAAAGGAAGAGTGTAAGTAAGAAAAGGAAG GTACAGTTAGAACCTGAACCTGAACCTGTTATGCTCGAGGCTCGAGATAGCTTGCAACAAatg GAAACTATGAGCTCAGATGGAATAACTCTTCATGGCTATTATGGGACCCATCAGAATGTGCAGGGACTG TTAAACTTAATGGGCCCACCTCATGACGGTTACTATGTTAATCAACAAAGCATGCAGGGACTG GGACAGTTGAATTCGTTAGCACCAACGCATGACGGTTTTTTTGAAGCACAACAAAGCATACATG GGGCATTTGGATTTTAG
- the LOC139897707 gene encoding protein FAR-RED IMPAIRED RESPONSE 1 isoform X1: MSKHVSNVINEESEKDSRVVNGDKDIELHNGIEFESHEAAYSFYQEYAKSMGFTTSIKNSRRSKKSKEFIDAKFACSRYGVTPESDGGTSRRPSVKKTDCKASMHVKRRKDGKWYIHEFIKDHNHELLPALAYHFRIHKNVKLAEKNNMDILHAVSERTKKMYVQMLRQSCGNNNVDLSRDDLNCEFDRGRYLALEEGDGHVMLEYFTHVKKENPDFFYAIDLNEDQRLRNLIWVDAKSRKDYASFNDAVSFDISYVRSNDKMPFALFIGVNHHSQPILLGCGLVCDESKSTWVWLMKTWLRAMGGIQKAPKVIITDQGKELEMATLEIFPNSRHCLFLWSILEKVPECLGHVIRQHEKFMSKFSKCIYKSLTDEQFDLRWWKLVGRFELQENEWFHTLYEDRKKWVPAYMKDTFLAGMSTAHRAESVNSFFDKYIHKKVTLKEFVRQYGTILEKRYEEEAIADFDTCHKQPALKSPSPWEKQMSCVYTHTIFKRFQIEALGVVGCHVKTEPEDGSISIYTVNDYEKIEKFMVTWDRENSEVWCSCLLFEYRGFLCRHAMVVLQHRGISSIPSRYILKRWTKDAKNNNPLINEGVTNRVQMYNELCKQAIQLGEEGSLSEESYDIAFHALVEALKTCVNVNSNNAVLIRDLEEENLVGVSAKTSKRKSVSKKRKVQLEPEPEPVMLEARDSLQQMETMSSDGITLHGYYGTHQNVQGLLNLMGPPHDGYYVNQQSMQGLGQLNSLAPTHDGFFEAQQSIHGLGHLDFRPPSFGYSMQDESTLRTNDTHNHPSRHS; encoded by the exons ATGAGTAAACATGTGTCCAATGTTATTAATGAAGAAAGTGAAAAAGATAGTCGAGTAGTTAATGGGGATAAAGATATTGAGTTGCATAATGGTATTGAATTTGAATCTCATGAAGCTGCATATTCTTTTTATCAAGAATATGCAAAATCAATGGGATTCACAACATCAATAAAAAACAGCCGTCGTTCAAAGAAATCGAAAGAGTTTATCGATGCTAAATTTGCGTGTTCAAGATACGGGGTTACACCAGAATCGGATGGTGGGACCAGTAGGCGTCCTAGTGTGAAAAAAACAGATTGTAAAGCAAGTATGCATGTTAAAAGACGAAAAGATGGAAAATGGTATATTCATGAATTTATCAAGGATCATAATCATGAATTGTTACCTGCTTTAGCTTATCATTTTAGAATTCATAAGAATGTAAAGTTAGCCGAGAAAAACAATATGGATATTCTCCATGCCGTTAGTGAACGAACGAAGAAAATGTACGTTCAAATGTTGAGACAATCTTGCGGGAATAATAATGTTGACTTGTCAAGGGATGACTTAAATTGTGAATTTGACCGAGGCCGATATTTAGCTTTAGAAGAAGGTGATGGTCATGTTATGCTCGAGTATTTCACACATGTTAAGAAAGAGAATCCGGATTTCTTTTATGCGATTGATTTGAACGAAGATCAACGGTTAAGAAATTTGATATGGGTAGATGCTAAAAGTAGAAAAGATTATGCGAGCTTTAACGATGCTGTTTCTTTTGATATTAGTTATGTTAGAAGTAACGATAAAATGCCATTTGCTCTGTTTATTGGGGTGAATCATCATTCTCAGCCGATATTACTTGGATGTGGTTTGGTTTGTGACGAGTCAAAGTCAACGTGGGTTTGGTTAATGAAAACGTGGCTTAGAGCAATGGGCGGGATTCAAAAAGCACCAAAAGTTATTATTACCGATCAAGGAAAAGAATTGGAGATGGCTACGCTCGAAATCTTTCCTAATTCGCGTCATTGTTTATTTCTTTGGAGTATTCTAGAGAAAGTCCCCGAATGTCTAGGGCATGTTATTAGGCAACATGAAAAGTTCATGAGTAAGTTTAGTAAGTGTATTTATAAGTCATTAACGGACGAACAATTCGATTTGAGGTGGTGGAAGCTCGTTGGTAGATTCGAGCTTCAAGAAAACGAGTGGTTTCACACTTTATACGAAGATAGAAAAAAGTGGGTCCCGGCTTATATGAAGGATACGTTTTTAGCGGGAATGTCGACAGCACATCGGGCCGAAAGTGTTAATTCTTTCTTTGATAAATATATTCACAAGAAAGTTACACTCAAAGAGTTTGTTAGACAATACGGGACGATTCTTGAAAAACGTTACGAAGAGGAAGCGATTGCGGATTTCGACACGTGTCACAAACAACCGGCGTTAAAATCACCTTCACCATGGGAAAAACAAATGTCGTGTGTTTATACTCATACGATTTTCAAAAGATTTCAAATTGAGGCTTTGGGAGTTGTCGGGTGTCACGTTAAAACGGAACCCGAAGACGGGTCAATCTCTATATACACGGTCAACGATTATGAAAAAATCGAAAAGTTTATGGTTACGTGGGACCGGGAAAATTCTGAGGTTTGGTGTTCATGTCTTTTGTTTGAATACCGAGGTTTTCTTTGTAGACATGCAATGGTTGTTCTTCAACATCGTGGAATTTCGAGTATTCCGTCTCGATACATATTAAAAAGATGGACGAAAGATGCAAAGAATAATAATCCTTTAATAAATGAAGGAGTGACAAATAGGGTACAAATGTACAACGAATTATGCAAACAAGCTATTCAATTGGGTGAAGAAGGATCTTTATCTGAGGAAAGTTATGATATTGCGTTTCACGCACTTGTTGAAGCTTTAAAGACATGTGTAAATGTGAATAGTAATAATGCTGTTTTGATTCGTGATTTAGAAGAGGAGAATTTAGTAGGTGTTTCTGCAAAAACAAGTAAAAGGAAGAGTGTAAGTAAGAAAAGGAAG GTACAGTTAGAACCTGAACCTGAACCTGTTATGCTCGAGGCTCGAGATAGCTTGCAACAAatg GAAACTATGAGCTCAGATGGAATAACTCTTCATGGCTATTATGGGACCCATCAGAATGTGCAGGGACTG TTAAACTTAATGGGCCCACCTCATGACGGTTACTATGTTAATCAACAAAGCATGCAGGGACTG GGACAGTTGAATTCGTTAGCACCAACGCATGACGGTTTTTTTGAAGCACAACAAAGCATACATGGTCTT GGGCATTTGGATTTTAGACCACCTAGCTTTGGATACAGCATGCAG GATGAATCAACTTTACGAACCAATGATACGCACAACCACCCATCTAGACATTCATGA